The Vibrio pomeroyi genome window below encodes:
- a CDS encoding porin, with protein MKKSILSAVILTALTSGSAFAAHTFTNDAGDSLTLDGRFDVRYQDKGGDHNGEWNSGSSRFGLKGQMGLDNDWTGFGHAEWGYNSGANGDNIYDRLLYAGVEHEKYGKIAAGTKQWSTFYDVAWFTDMGRVFGSRGSGYYNLSDWGIASGTGRAENSITYRNNISDNWKYGFTYQTTREDVGLADGLTATLKNGMGASTLYTVMDGLTIGLAYHQNEFDDVDAGVQNIKDGDTQRIGLLGVNYTNDGLFVGFTYSQGSNWETTSQSEFYDHRGAEFFTYYHFENGLRPTFNVNYLTDTDDNANGYERQLIIPGLEYHFKKNKFLVWTEYQFDNGKDSYNGVKYENSDDQFAAGIRYYF; from the coding sequence ATGAAAAAGTCGATTCTTTCAGCAGTGATCCTGACAGCACTTACTTCGGGTTCTGCTTTTGCTGCACACACTTTTACCAATGACGCGGGCGACAGCCTGACCCTAGATGGCCGTTTTGATGTTCGTTACCAAGACAAAGGTGGCGACCATAACGGCGAATGGAACAGTGGTAGTTCTCGTTTCGGCCTTAAAGGTCAAATGGGACTAGACAACGACTGGACTGGCTTTGGCCATGCTGAATGGGGTTACAACTCAGGTGCTAACGGCGACAATATTTATGACCGACTTCTATACGCAGGCGTAGAGCACGAAAAATACGGCAAGATTGCTGCAGGTACTAAGCAATGGTCGACCTTCTACGATGTGGCTTGGTTTACCGATATGGGCCGCGTATTTGGTTCACGTGGCTCTGGCTACTACAACCTATCTGACTGGGGTATTGCTTCTGGTACAGGCCGTGCCGAGAACTCAATCACTTACCGCAACAACATCAGCGACAACTGGAAATACGGCTTCACTTACCAAACCACTCGTGAAGATGTTGGCCTAGCTGACGGTTTAACCGCAACGCTGAAAAACGGTATGGGTGCATCAACGCTTTACACTGTGATGGATGGCTTAACCATTGGTTTGGCTTACCATCAAAATGAGTTTGATGATGTTGATGCTGGCGTACAAAACATCAAAGATGGCGATACACAGCGCATCGGTTTGTTGGGTGTGAACTACACTAATGATGGTCTATTTGTTGGTTTCACCTACAGCCAAGGTTCAAACTGGGAAACCACCAGCCAATCTGAATTCTACGACCACCGTGGTGCTGAGTTCTTCACGTACTACCACTTTGAAAACGGTCTGCGTCCAACCTTTAACGTTAACTACTTAACGGATACAGACGACAACGCTAACGGTTACGAGCGTCAGTTGATAATCCCTGGCCTTGAGTACCACTTTAAGAAAAACAAGTTCTTAGTGTGGACGGAATACCAATTTGATAACGGTAAAGATTCATACAACGGTGTGAAATACGAAAACAGCGACGACCAATTCGCTGCAGGTATTCGTTACTACTTCTAA
- a CDS encoding LacI family transcriptional regulator produces the protein MNSPKHSTASKPTVTSKDVAKLAGVSQSTVSRVFVPGSSVSEKTKQKVFDAAKSLNYRPNAFARSLTTNESKLIGLVFPDADYPIHMKTLQLISTELQKQGYSAVLIPWQVDGNDNHSIPNIFQYRVDGVIAASATFNKSLYEECEEFDIPIVQYARVVEGTKSSHVVSDNYAAGQVAAQHLHSVGTKSAVYLTGNVPTYTNGEREAGFCSEFEDLTGKQARVIEADYDYLDSLDTIRALFSEPEQPQAIFCATDNLAMAVMDVARLEFNLRIPEDLQVIGFDDIPQTQWLNYQLTTFKQDFRRLARESVKIVVSQIQEQDTSLVKLMVPVKFIERKTTLK, from the coding sequence ATGAACTCACCAAAACACTCCACGGCGTCAAAGCCAACCGTTACTTCAAAAGATGTCGCTAAGCTCGCTGGCGTTTCTCAATCTACCGTTTCTCGTGTATTTGTTCCGGGCAGTTCAGTGTCTGAAAAGACCAAGCAGAAAGTGTTCGATGCAGCAAAATCGTTGAATTATCGTCCCAATGCGTTTGCACGTAGTCTGACGACAAATGAATCCAAATTGATTGGCTTAGTTTTCCCTGATGCTGACTACCCAATTCACATGAAAACCCTGCAGCTCATCTCGACTGAGTTACAAAAACAGGGCTATTCTGCGGTGCTTATTCCGTGGCAAGTCGATGGTAATGACAACCACTCGATTCCTAACATCTTCCAGTATCGAGTTGATGGTGTGATTGCAGCTTCTGCAACCTTCAACAAGTCACTTTATGAAGAGTGTGAAGAGTTCGACATCCCAATTGTTCAATATGCACGCGTGGTTGAAGGTACTAAGAGTAGTCATGTGGTGAGCGACAACTATGCAGCAGGCCAAGTTGCTGCTCAGCATTTGCATAGCGTTGGAACAAAGTCAGCAGTTTACCTAACAGGTAACGTACCGACTTACACCAATGGCGAACGTGAAGCGGGCTTTTGTTCAGAGTTCGAAGACCTAACAGGCAAGCAAGCTCGTGTTATTGAAGCGGATTACGACTACCTCGATTCACTAGATACGATTCGCGCTCTGTTTTCAGAGCCAGAACAACCACAAGCGATTTTCTGCGCGACAGATAACCTAGCAATGGCTGTTATGGATGTAGCGCGCTTAGAGTTCAATCTGCGTATTCCTGAAGATCTGCAAGTGATTGGTTTTGATGACATTCCACAAACACAGTGGTTGAACTACCAATTGACCACCTTCAAGCAAGACTTCAGACGCCTTGCCCGCGAGTCAGTGAAAATTGTCGTTAGCCAAATTCAAGAGCAAGACACCAGTTTGGTTAAGTTGATGGTGCCAGTGAAGTTCATAGAGCGAAAAACAACGCTAAAATAG
- a CDS encoding MFS transporter yields the protein MTIKKHMSEVPMIQRVAAYLAILVGYFFYCYNFVIIDYVRPYIVEEYAGISLSDTAQFYTWQSVGALIGALSCAWFATKFGKKSTLVAITALNGGATIINMMFTDYVTWAAMRFIIGLSLGGYFTVAVSLMIGLFTPTVRGKLTAFASSMFSVALVAMGAYAAFITSVDAPWQSLMWVGGIPPLVAAALMIFVLPSDKTVIAYGEEDQQTTTNAAGEVTEAKKGSWGEMLSKPYRKITITCLLLSGLNFYGFQFFGGFVTTYLKDVRMFDGATIGLIFSISAFGSLFGAWFWGWAADKYGRKINAFGFILAGIMVSIFFVAPGDMVIGGLNMLALLGLIYNFGLSASAVWGGYFSELFPARLRSYGAALFHGGRIIGMWAPMVLIFIQERTDLQTAMWGSPIVWIIAGLLWLTLPETLKGGVFDKSKKAEAAKA from the coding sequence ATGACCATTAAAAAACACATGAGCGAAGTTCCTATGATTCAAAGGGTAGCCGCATATCTAGCAATTCTAGTCGGCTACTTTTTCTATTGTTATAACTTTGTAATTATTGACTACGTACGCCCATACATCGTGGAAGAATATGCTGGTATTAGCCTTTCTGATACCGCTCAGTTCTACACTTGGCAGTCGGTTGGTGCTCTAATTGGTGCACTGAGCTGTGCATGGTTCGCAACCAAGTTCGGCAAGAAGTCCACACTAGTAGCAATTACGGCATTAAACGGTGGTGCAACCATCATCAATATGATGTTCACCGACTACGTCACTTGGGCTGCAATGCGTTTCATCATTGGTTTATCACTGGGTGGTTACTTCACTGTAGCAGTGAGCCTAATGATCGGCCTATTTACACCGACTGTACGTGGTAAGTTGACCGCATTTGCTTCTTCAATGTTCTCTGTTGCCTTAGTAGCAATGGGCGCTTACGCAGCCTTCATTACAAGTGTTGATGCACCTTGGCAGAGCCTAATGTGGGTAGGTGGTATTCCACCGCTTGTAGCAGCAGCGCTAATGATCTTTGTATTACCAAGCGACAAAACGGTGATCGCCTACGGTGAAGAAGATCAACAAACAACAACCAATGCAGCTGGCGAAGTAACCGAAGCTAAAAAAGGTTCTTGGGGTGAGATGTTAAGCAAGCCTTACCGCAAAATTACGATTACTTGTTTACTTCTTTCTGGTCTTAACTTCTACGGATTCCAATTCTTCGGTGGCTTTGTAACTACCTACCTGAAAGATGTTCGTATGTTTGATGGTGCAACCATCGGTTTGATCTTCTCTATATCAGCATTTGGTTCACTCTTCGGTGCATGGTTCTGGGGATGGGCAGCAGATAAGTACGGTCGTAAGATCAACGCATTCGGCTTCATCCTCGCAGGTATCATGGTTTCTATCTTCTTTGTCGCACCTGGCGACATGGTGATTGGTGGCCTAAACATGCTGGCTCTTCTAGGTCTTATCTACAACTTCGGCCTGTCTGCTTCTGCAGTATGGGGCGGTTACTTCTCTGAATTGTTCCCAGCACGCTTGCGTAGCTATGGTGCAGCTTTATTCCATGGCGGTCGTATTATCGGCATGTGGGCACCAATGGTTCTTATCTTTATCCAAGAACGTACCGACCTACAAACGGCAATGTGGGGTTCACCAATCGTATGGATTATCGCTGGCCTACTATGGCTAACACTGCCTGAAACTCTTAAAGGTGGCGTCTTCGATAAGAGCAAAAAAGCAGAAGCAGCAAAAGCTTAA
- a CDS encoding nuclear transport factor 2 family protein, giving the protein MSKYQEAKRIVREYFDAMENATHENVAEVLKAHTSEDYLWRGVYPFREQEGAQAAADVFWAPMMKSMTRMQRRQDIFIGGNNEVNPDEIWVMSMGHFMGLFDAEYLGMRPTGKIMNVRYAEFNCVVDGKITKTGLFLDLLGMMDQAGCYPLPPSTGKHFVYPGPRNHDGLLFEDAAPEEGVATLALVNKMVDDLSTLNDSGAMGCPPEVLAKSWSKDMIWYGPCGIGASYTIPRYQQQHQLPFRNNLKDKKFNGHVCRFAEGNFSCFFGWPNLSNTPTGGFLGMTGGEVRANMQVVDVYYRDGDKLSENWVLIDLPYWLQQQGLDVFERTSTIMNPTL; this is encoded by the coding sequence ATGTCTAAATATCAAGAAGCTAAACGCATTGTTCGCGAATACTTTGATGCAATGGAAAACGCAACTCACGAGAACGTTGCTGAAGTTTTAAAAGCACACACTTCTGAAGATTACTTGTGGCGCGGTGTTTACCCATTCCGTGAGCAAGAAGGCGCTCAAGCTGCGGCTGACGTTTTCTGGGCTCCAATGATGAAATCAATGACTCGCATGCAGCGTCGTCAAGACATCTTCATCGGCGGTAACAACGAAGTTAACCCAGATGAGATTTGGGTAATGAGCATGGGTCACTTCATGGGTCTATTCGACGCTGAATACCTAGGCATGCGCCCAACTGGCAAGATCATGAACGTTCGCTACGCGGAATTTAACTGTGTGGTTGATGGCAAAATCACTAAGACTGGCCTGTTCCTAGATCTACTAGGCATGATGGATCAAGCGGGTTGTTACCCACTTCCACCATCAACTGGTAAGCACTTCGTATACCCTGGCCCACGTAACCACGATGGTCTGCTATTCGAAGATGCAGCTCCAGAAGAAGGTGTTGCAACGCTGGCTCTAGTAAACAAAATGGTTGATGACCTGTCTACTCTTAACGACAGCGGCGCGATGGGTTGCCCACCAGAAGTACTAGCGAAGAGCTGGTCAAAAGACATGATTTGGTACGGCCCATGTGGTATCGGCGCGTCTTACACAATTCCTCGCTACCAACAACAGCACCAACTTCCTTTCCGTAACAACCTGAAAGACAAGAAGTTCAACGGCCACGTTTGTCGTTTCGCTGAAGGTAACTTCTCTTGTTTCTTCGGTTGGCCAAACCTATCAAACACGCCAACAGGTGGCTTCCTAGGGATGACTGGCGGTGAAGTACGTGCAAACATGCAAGTAGTTGATGTTTACTACCGTGACGGTGACAAACTGTCTGAGAACTGGGTTCTTATCGACCTTCCTTACTGGCTACAACAGCAAGGTCTAGACGTGTTCGAACGCACTTCAACCATCATGAACCCAACACTGTAA